A region of Thermodesulfobacteriota bacterium DNA encodes the following proteins:
- a CDS encoding class II aldolase/adducin family protein: MNYEKKVKKLMDGYVGVKFKSLQRSKELPINVNDYYIQFKQNCDRLKNYNMTPENGGNVSIRHENGFIISASGANLGIIEKEELIFVEQCDVGDEFVVYHGEIKPSSESIMHWLIYKNYMETKAIIHAHDEFATRTELLSGEIEESEHEEPYGTVELANMAICTFKKAKRIIVLKNHGYVAIGPDIHSACDIVIDTHLHLLGKQKNR, encoded by the coding sequence ATGAATTATGAAAAAAAAGTAAAAAAGCTGATGGATGGTTATGTTGGGGTAAAATTTAAATCACTTCAACGTTCAAAAGAGCTTCCAATTAACGTGAATGATTATTATATTCAGTTCAAACAAAACTGTGATCGCCTTAAAAATTATAACATGACACCTGAAAATGGTGGTAACGTAAGTATACGACATGAAAATGGTTTTATTATATCAGCTTCAGGTGCTAACTTAGGGATCATAGAAAAAGAAGAGCTGATTTTTGTTGAACAATGTGATGTTGGAGATGAGTTTGTCGTCTATCATGGGGAAATCAAACCCTCTTCCGAGTCAATCATGCATTGGCTTATTTATAAAAATTATATGGAAACCAAAGCCATTATTCATGCCCACGATGAATTTGCCACCCGAACGGAATTACTGTCAGGAGAGATTGAAGAATCAGAACATGAAGAACCGTATGGCACTGTTGAACTTGCTAACATGGCTATCTGCACGTTTAAAAAAGCAAAACGAATAATTGTTTTGAAAAATCACGGATATGTGGCAATAGGACCGGATATCCATTCTGCCTGTGATATAGTTATTGATACCCACTTGCATCTACTTGGTAAGCAAAAGAACCGCTAA
- a CDS encoding ATP-dependent DNA helicase, translating to MKKTLKIAVRDLVTHVLRSGDLSFEFLSSTRPLDAIRIHQKIQQSRPENYRCEVAVSHQIETDLFKLTIGGRIDGIYQESDGALIEEIKTTTRTLDYVKSHENPIHWGQLKTYAYFYALDHDLNEIDTQLTYFQVDTGEIHHVKKHFTLAELEVFFRHLVTVYLQWAETLVRWETLRDKSIGELQFPFAHYRPGQRKMAVDVYRTIKHNGQELIQAATGIGKTMAAIFPAVKAMGEGLTAKIFYLTARTTGRFTAEHAIDELRHARIRLKSLTLTAKDKICFKPDSACSPEECEFARGHFDRVNEAINAMFHQDAFTRIAIEQVARDHRVCPFEFSLELSLWADCIICDYNYAFDPRVYLRRFFLEQSGEYTFLIDEAHNLVDRSREMFSAEIFKQPCLDVKRAIRKELPPIYKSLGKINSWMIKARKKCDQSAPAYHQKEAPEDLFPLLRGFLKMTERWLSLNIKTPFREELLDLFFTVSGFMRVAEHYGDSYVTCLEKIKKDVKLKLFCIDPSVQLGNALTRCKAAIFFSATMTPMDYFKKILGCDAGATGLILPSPFPGENLNALVCDRISTLYRDRDTTKKQVSQVIRTLVSQKTGNYLVFFPSYDYMMMVLEAFQSDCPEVEVIIQVPGMSENQREAFINRFSRENRQTLVGFAVMGGIFGEGIDLVGERLSGAVVVGVGLPGISPENELIRNYFADHHNAGFEYAYQYPGINRVLQAAGRVIRTETDRGVVLLIDQRYGTHRYRSHLPGEWDLVKVQSREKLALALQKFWRK from the coding sequence TTGAAAAAAACACTCAAAATAGCGGTTCGGGATCTGGTGACTCATGTGCTGCGCTCGGGAGACTTATCATTTGAATTTTTATCCTCCACCCGACCGCTGGATGCCATTCGAATCCATCAGAAAATCCAGCAATCGCGTCCGGAAAACTATCGTTGCGAGGTGGCGGTCTCCCATCAAATCGAAACCGATTTATTCAAGTTAACCATCGGCGGCAGAATCGACGGGATCTATCAAGAATCCGATGGTGCGTTGATTGAAGAAATAAAAACCACCACCCGAACCCTGGATTATGTTAAAAGCCATGAGAATCCCATTCACTGGGGTCAGCTAAAAACCTATGCCTATTTTTATGCGCTGGACCATGACCTGAATGAAATCGACACGCAGCTGACCTATTTCCAGGTGGATACCGGCGAAATCCACCATGTCAAAAAACACTTTACACTGGCGGAACTTGAGGTCTTTTTCCGGCACCTGGTGACCGTTTACCTGCAATGGGCGGAAACCCTTGTTCGCTGGGAGACTTTGCGTGATAAATCTATTGGCGAGCTTCAATTTCCCTTTGCCCACTATCGCCCGGGCCAGCGTAAAATGGCGGTGGATGTTTATCGAACCATTAAACATAATGGTCAGGAGTTGATTCAGGCCGCCACCGGCATCGGCAAAACCATGGCGGCCATTTTCCCCGCAGTTAAAGCCATGGGTGAGGGCCTGACCGCAAAAATATTTTACCTGACGGCCAGAACCACCGGTCGCTTTACAGCGGAACATGCCATAGATGAGCTGCGCCATGCCCGCATTAGGCTTAAGTCTCTGACCCTCACTGCCAAGGATAAAATCTGTTTTAAACCGGACAGCGCCTGCAGTCCGGAGGAATGTGAATTTGCCCGGGGACATTTTGACCGGGTCAATGAAGCTATTAATGCCATGTTCCACCAGGATGCTTTCACCCGCATTGCCATAGAGCAGGTGGCCCGTGACCACCGGGTGTGCCCCTTTGAATTTTCCCTTGAACTGTCGCTGTGGGCCGATTGCATTATCTGCGACTATAATTATGCATTTGATCCGCGGGTTTATTTGCGCCGCTTTTTCCTGGAACAAAGTGGTGAATACACCTTTTTAATAGATGAGGCGCATAATCTGGTGGACCGCTCGCGGGAAATGTTTTCAGCCGAGATCTTTAAACAGCCGTGTCTGGATGTCAAGCGTGCCATACGCAAAGAGCTCCCTCCCATTTACAAAAGCCTGGGAAAAATCAATTCCTGGATGATCAAGGCCAGGAAAAAATGTGACCAATCCGCACCGGCATACCACCAAAAAGAGGCCCCGGAAGATCTGTTTCCCCTGCTGCGCGGTTTTTTGAAAATGACTGAGCGGTGGCTGTCGCTCAATATAAAAACACCCTTTCGCGAAGAATTGCTGGATCTGTTTTTTACCGTATCCGGTTTTATGAGGGTGGCGGAACATTACGGCGACAGCTATGTCACCTGTTTGGAAAAAATAAAAAAAGATGTCAAACTCAAATTGTTTTGTATCGATCCATCTGTCCAATTGGGCAACGCCTTGACGCGCTGCAAGGCAGCCATCTTTTTCTCGGCCACCATGACCCCCATGGATTATTTCAAAAAGATCCTGGGCTGTGATGCAGGTGCCACCGGCTTAATTTTGCCTTCGCCATTTCCCGGGGAAAATCTCAACGCTTTGGTTTGCGACAGGATATCCACTCTCTATCGAGATCGGGATACCACCAAGAAACAGGTGTCGCAGGTCATCCGCACCCTTGTCAGTCAAAAAACAGGCAACTACCTGGTTTTCTTTCCGTCATATGACTATATGATGATGGTATTGGAAGCTTTTCAATCCGATTGCCCGGAGGTTGAGGTGATCATTCAGGTTCCTGGTATGAGTGAAAACCAAAGAGAAGCATTTATTAACCGCTTTAGCAGGGAAAACCGTCAAACCCTGGTCGGTTTTGCCGTCATGGGCGGCATATTTGGTGAAGGCATTGATCTGGTGGGCGAAAGACTGTCCGGGGCCGTGGTGGTTGGTGTCGGCCTTCCCGGGATCTCACCGGAAAATGAATTGATTCGCAACTATTTTGCCGATCATCATAATGCCGGCTTCGAGTATGCCTACCAGTATCCGGGCATCAACCGGGTGCTGCAAGCCGCAGGCCGCGTGATTCGTACAGAAACCGATCGGGGAGTCGTTCTGTTAATTGATCAGCGCTATGGAACTCACCGCTATCGATCTCACCTCCCCGGGGAATGGGATCTCGTTAAAGTGCAGAGTCGGGAAAAGTTGGCCCTGGCTTTGCAAAAGTTTTGGAGAAAGTAG
- a CDS encoding FlgO family outer membrane protein encodes MKKHILAIIGLWIVLALIMCCAATGEKKDAGEADKPQVPEEKQDLTLAGQVVRDLAEKGNLGISRKVAVVPLKNLGQASKDDAELMVEELTNAMINEKVFTVVERSQLGNVLNEIKLSATGVLSDDAAQKFGSISNVELLLIGTYCVDKGKEKLSVRLVQVKDGVALSTATASAPISVDTSASMLASKAVGPEKTTAKAPKKFPEKQNWNKVIQRSIVALKKNPRDARARIHLGIAYYKTGRIKNAREQKKIVGRLLRDRPALRRKLQQELRVLLAFEEQHDPRRPRRRPVPRKY; translated from the coding sequence ATGAAAAAGCATATTTTAGCAATCATTGGTTTATGGATAGTGCTTGCGCTGATTATGTGCTGTGCAGCAACAGGTGAAAAAAAGGATGCCGGAGAGGCGGATAAACCTCAGGTCCCGGAAGAAAAACAGGATCTCACCCTTGCCGGGCAGGTGGTGAGAGACCTTGCGGAAAAGGGAAATCTTGGAATTAGCAGGAAAGTGGCGGTGGTTCCTCTAAAAAATCTGGGGCAGGCATCAAAAGATGATGCCGAACTGATGGTGGAAGAACTGACCAACGCCATGATCAATGAAAAAGTCTTTACCGTGGTGGAACGCAGTCAATTGGGAAACGTTCTAAATGAAATAAAATTGTCGGCCACCGGCGTTTTATCAGATGATGCGGCACAAAAATTCGGCAGCATCTCCAATGTTGAACTTTTACTGATTGGCACCTACTGTGTGGATAAGGGAAAAGAAAAACTTTCAGTTCGCCTGGTCCAGGTAAAAGACGGGGTGGCTCTATCGACTGCAACCGCATCTGCCCCGATATCCGTTGATACGTCCGCTTCGATGTTAGCATCCAAAGCGGTTGGACCGGAAAAAACGACGGCGAAAGCACCAAAAAAATTCCCCGAGAAGCAAAACTGGAATAAAGTGATTCAACGATCTATAGTTGCACTTAAAAAAAATCCCCGTGATGCCAGGGCGCGTATTCATCTTGGAATCGCTTATTATAAGACCGGCCGGATAAAAAATGCACGCGAGCAGAAAAAAATTGTGGGCAGACTTTTGCGAGACCGACCGGCATTAAGAAGAAAATTACAACAAGAACTCAGAGTGCTGTTGGCTTTTGAAGAACAACATGACCCGCGCCGGCCCCGGAGACGCCCGGTCCCGAGAAAATATTAG
- a CDS encoding DUF3786 domain-containing protein: protein MMENENVFKQTYENYLAQVGGIDFNSVKQKLGVEVENNEMAIPLFGQPHKVSAAGIFDSGGKQPTLDMCVILCKYILLCPRIDPKSSDWVSFRDLKDSGPLTSYFANDVERAIADNFSGRIPDLKNAGRALKGYAPDIDVSCDLGMQFYALPKIPVVMLFYDADDEFPATCSVLFERRTENYLDPECLAMVGRCLFTYLNDATQ, encoded by the coding sequence ATGATGGAAAATGAAAATGTATTTAAACAAACCTATGAAAATTATTTGGCACAGGTTGGCGGAATAGATTTTAATTCCGTAAAACAAAAGCTGGGGGTAGAAGTGGAAAATAATGAGATGGCCATCCCGTTATTCGGCCAACCCCATAAAGTTTCTGCAGCCGGTATTTTCGATTCAGGTGGAAAACAGCCAACGCTCGATATGTGTGTGATACTCTGCAAATATATTCTTCTTTGCCCGCGGATTGATCCTAAAAGTAGCGATTGGGTATCATTCAGAGATCTTAAAGATTCAGGTCCGTTAACCAGTTATTTTGCCAATGATGTAGAGCGGGCAATCGCTGATAATTTTAGTGGAAGAATACCTGATCTGAAAAATGCCGGCAGGGCACTGAAAGGATACGCACCGGATATTGATGTTTCCTGCGATCTGGGTATGCAATTTTATGCCCTCCCGAAGATTCCGGTGGTGATGCTTTTTTACGATGCCGACGATGAGTTTCCCGCAACATGCTCTGTACTTTTTGAAAGGCGGACAGAAAATTATTTGGATCCGGAATGCCTGGCAATGGTCGGGAGGTGTCTTTTTACTTATCTGAACGATGCGACACAGTAA